GAGGAGGTCATCTTGGTCCCCTGCGAGGAGAGCGTCGAAGCGTGGGTGAACCAATGTATGCACCAGCCGCAACGCCTCGATAGGGGGTTCGGCGCGGCCGTCCGCGACGGACAGGTCGTCTGCCCGAGACACGGGTCGGCGTTCGACACCTGTTCTGGCTACTGCGACAACGGAGAAGCCGACGGGACGACGCTCGTGGACGTGGACGTCGCCGTCGAAGACGGTGCGGTGTACCTCGACGACGCGGCGTACGACTTCGACCACGAGGGCGGCATCGACGACCGAGACGGCGGCGACGACGGACCGAATTCGAGTTCGCACATCTCGTTTTGACGCCGCGAGAGCGTCCGGTCAGTCCGACGCCTCGTCGGCGTCGAAGGCGGCGACGCCGTCCTCGCGGGCCCCCGCTTTCTCCACGGTGGAGATGCCGACGAAGGTGTCGCGGCGGTACCGGCAGGGTTCACAGAAGAACTGCGCGTAGCCCGCGGACTGCGTACCGCTGAATCG
The genomic region above belongs to Halopelagius inordinatus and contains:
- a CDS encoding HVO_2142 family zinc finger protein yields the protein MNVERPAAISPEWCPDCGEEMRFSGTQSAGYAQFFCEPCRYRRDTFVGISTVEKAGAREDGVAAFDADEASD
- a CDS encoding Rieske (2Fe-2S) protein, whose amino-acid sequence is MSRRTRLTTVEDVHENGSWLFTVRDRYGEREEVILVPCEESVEAWVNQCMHQPQRLDRGFGAAVRDGQVVCPRHGSAFDTCSGYCDNGEADGTTLVDVDVAVEDGAVYLDDAAYDFDHEGGIDDRDGGDDGPNSSSHISF